Proteins from one Candidatus Neomarinimicrobiota bacterium genomic window:
- a CDS encoding NAD(+)/NADH kinase has product MNIGIWANTSKQSFWDLLPEVLPWLQDRGQEVYLTQRIETLWQEKQSHHYSVIESADDFLKLDFLFAMGGDGTILSAARAVGARQTPILGVHLGGFGFLAEGTVENLYSRLESVIEGNYTTYPRMVISAKIDDGNKAVTALNDLVIDIGEGFRLMKCSLYTGGRLVTSYSADGLIISTPTGSTAYNLAAGGPIITPVLSLFTVTPICPHTLSSRPIV; this is encoded by the coding sequence ATGAACATCGGAATCTGGGCCAACACCAGTAAACAGTCCTTCTGGGATCTTCTACCAGAGGTGCTGCCATGGCTTCAGGATCGCGGACAGGAAGTCTATCTCACGCAGAGAATCGAAACTCTCTGGCAAGAGAAGCAGAGCCATCACTATTCCGTTATAGAGTCGGCGGACGATTTCTTGAAACTGGATTTCCTGTTTGCTATGGGGGGAGACGGCACCATCCTCTCGGCGGCCAGGGCCGTGGGCGCGCGCCAGACGCCCATTCTGGGGGTTCATCTGGGCGGCTTTGGATTTCTGGCGGAAGGGACGGTGGAGAATCTCTATTCGCGCCTCGAATCAGTTATTGAAGGGAACTATACTACTTATCCGAGGATGGTGATTTCGGCAAAGATTGACGATGGGAATAAAGCCGTAACCGCCCTGAACGATCTCGTCATTGATATAGGAGAAGGCTTCCGTCTGATGAAGTGTTCACTCTACACCGGCGGGCGGCTCGTCACTTCCTACTCGGCGGACGGTCTCATCATTTCGACCCCTACCGGCAGCACGGCCTACAATCTCGCCGCTGGCGGACCCATCATAACACCGGTACTTTCCCTCTTTACGGTGACCCCTATCTGTCCCCACACACTGTCATCACGCCCCATCGTG
- the xseB gene encoding exodeoxyribonuclease VII small subunit, protein MAKKSDMSFEQAMTRLEEIVKQLEDSAISIEESLALFEEGTELTKMCRSRLEEAEKKIIVLTQNEGDGDDSELES, encoded by the coding sequence ATGGCAAAGAAGAGCGATATGAGCTTCGAGCAAGCTATGACCCGGCTGGAAGAGATCGTGAAACAGCTTGAAGATAGCGCAATTTCTATCGAGGAGAGTTTGGCGCTATTTGAGGAAGGAACCGAGTTGACAAAAATGTGCCGTTCAAGGCTGGAGGAGGCAGAGAAAAAGATCATAGTCTTGACGCAGAATGAGGGTGATGGAGACGATAGCGAGTTGGAATCCTAA
- the xseA gene encoding exodeoxyribonuclease VII large subunit, whose protein sequence is MIDDLIESSSVTSAQVFSVSQITAEIKALLAGAFPAVWIEGEISNFKHHTSGHMYFTLKDEGAELKAVMFRGHNRYLRFTPEDGMKVLAQGDISVYEARGVYQLVVRQMEPAGLGTLYLAFEALKKKLAEEGLFDDERKQPLPSFPFSVGVVTSGSGAAVEDIKNVLSRRSPHVEVIIRPTKVQGEEAADDIVAAVRQLTVSAGVDVLIVGRGGGSMEDLWSFNEEKVARALADCPIPVISAVGHETDFTIADFVADLRAPTPSAAAELVSPSKKEIISFLDETGRRSREAMRSRLHTLWQQLDAVTSRYGFQQPGVLIDQKRQRLGEMSDRLSQQIQFVLSMEQSRFQGMSERLLAVSPRSVLARGYSVAYKLPQKQVVNKVESFEIGEKFGLLMSDGEIEADVKKIKSDGPDSS, encoded by the coding sequence ATGATTGACGATTTAATAGAGAGTTCTTCGGTGACCTCAGCCCAGGTCTTTTCTGTCTCTCAGATTACAGCCGAGATCAAAGCGTTGCTGGCGGGGGCGTTTCCAGCCGTATGGATAGAAGGGGAGATTTCTAATTTCAAACATCACACCTCGGGCCACATGTACTTCACGCTGAAGGACGAAGGTGCGGAACTGAAGGCGGTTATGTTCAGAGGGCACAACCGGTATCTCAGATTCACCCCAGAAGACGGGATGAAAGTGCTGGCGCAGGGAGACATCTCTGTTTACGAAGCACGAGGTGTCTATCAGCTTGTGGTGCGGCAGATGGAGCCGGCCGGTCTGGGGACTCTCTACCTCGCTTTTGAGGCTTTGAAAAAGAAGCTCGCTGAGGAGGGACTTTTTGATGACGAGAGAAAGCAGCCCCTTCCGTCTTTCCCCTTTTCCGTCGGTGTTGTCACGTCGGGATCCGGAGCGGCGGTTGAGGATATCAAGAATGTGCTATCGCGGCGCTCACCCCATGTTGAGGTGATCATACGTCCCACCAAGGTGCAGGGGGAGGAGGCAGCTGATGATATCGTGGCAGCGGTGAGACAGTTGACGGTTTCCGCAGGCGTCGATGTACTCATCGTTGGGCGGGGTGGCGGATCGATGGAGGATCTGTGGTCATTCAACGAGGAAAAGGTGGCTCGAGCTCTGGCCGACTGCCCTATCCCCGTCATCTCGGCCGTGGGACATGAAACAGATTTCACTATTGCCGATTTTGTGGCTGATCTGAGAGCACCTACGCCGTCAGCTGCGGCCGAACTGGTTTCACCGTCAAAGAAGGAAATCATCAGTTTCCTTGATGAGACAGGCAGGCGGTCGCGCGAAGCGATGCGGTCAAGACTGCATACTTTGTGGCAACAGTTGGACGCCGTCACTTCACGTTACGGTTTCCAGCAGCCGGGCGTACTTATCGATCAGAAACGGCAGCGCCTGGGCGAGATGAGTGATCGGCTCTCGCAGCAGATACAGTTCGTGCTCAGTATGGAGCAATCAAGATTTCAGGGAATGAGCGAACGGCTTTTGGCTGTGAGTCCGCGGAGCGTTCTGGCGCGAGGATACTCGGTGGCCTATAAGCTGCCGCAAAAACAGGTGGTGAATAAAGTGGAATCGTTCGAAATTGGCGAGAAGTTTGGACTTCTGATGTCAGATGGCGAAATTGAGGCCGACGTAAAGAAGATTAAATCTGACGGTCCCGACAGCAGTTGA
- a CDS encoding S1/P1 nuclease, whose amino-acid sequence MNPIHSIRTVAVLSLLLIPGIIKGWGFEGHKLINRRAVEQLPQEIGIYFSKHVDYVSVHSVDPDLWRLDPMNYPEERHGHFIDTDLYDRYPFRNIPRDWQLLVDKYGADEVKQWGTAPWRIESYFNRLVEEFTAGEWEESWLTAAALGHYVADIHMPLHTVDNHNGQLTGNEGVHKRWEKDMVDLYLLQRVNTYGKLFSVEEPVEVAFRIVRESYRCHKRILRADSRARRSVPEDIRGKIADLDFSLEGTPYLKILYRKSGKLAEKRMELATLRVASFWYSAWLKAGSPSPPQP is encoded by the coding sequence ATGAACCCTATCCATTCCATCCGTACCGTTGCTGTTTTATCCCTGTTGCTCATTCCCGGGATAATAAAGGGGTGGGGATTCGAAGGTCACAAGTTGATAAATCGCCGGGCTGTGGAACAGCTGCCGCAAGAGATAGGTATCTACTTTAGCAAACATGTGGACTATGTTTCCGTCCATTCTGTCGATCCTGACCTGTGGCGTCTCGATCCTATGAACTACCCCGAAGAAAGGCACGGTCATTTTATTGATACCGATCTCTATGACCGTTACCCTTTCAGAAATATCCCGAGAGACTGGCAGCTGCTGGTAGATAAATACGGCGCAGACGAGGTGAAACAGTGGGGGACAGCCCCGTGGCGCATCGAATCGTACTTCAATCGGCTCGTAGAGGAGTTCACTGCGGGTGAGTGGGAAGAGTCGTGGCTCACCGCCGCGGCACTCGGGCACTACGTCGCAGATATTCACATGCCGTTGCATACGGTTGATAACCACAACGGTCAGCTTACCGGCAATGAAGGTGTTCATAAACGGTGGGAGAAAGATATGGTTGATCTATATCTTCTGCAGCGGGTGAATACGTACGGCAAGTTGTTCTCCGTGGAAGAACCCGTTGAAGTGGCATTCAGGATTGTAAGGGAGTCTTACCGCTGTCATAAGCGCATCCTGAGGGCCGATTCCCGGGCGAGGAGAAGTGTGCCGGAGGATATAAGAGGTAAGATTGCTGACTTGGATTTTTCCCTTGAAGGGACGCCTTACCTGAAGATACTTTATAGAAAGAGCGGGAAACTGGCTGAGAAGAGGATGGAGCTTGCAACACTGCGGGTTGCGTCATTCTGGTATTCGGCTTGGCTGAAGGCGGGTAGTCCGTCTCCACCGCAACCGTAG
- a CDS encoding HU family DNA-binding protein — protein sequence MTKAEIVNTVAHATGLTKVETETVMEGIMTTIISALKRNDRVELRGFGTFGVKKRDPRKARNPGTGEIVNLPERYVPTFKASGLVRAAVNDALMN from the coding sequence GTGACAAAAGCTGAGATTGTCAACACCGTGGCCCACGCCACCGGACTTACCAAGGTGGAGACGGAAACGGTTATGGAAGGTATTATGACAACTATTATTTCGGCCCTCAAACGAAATGACAGGGTTGAACTGAGAGGCTTCGGTACTTTCGGAGTCAAGAAGCGGGATCCGAGAAAAGCAAGGAACCCGGGAACTGGTGAGATCGTCAATCTGCCTGAAAGATATGTACCTACCTTTAAAGCTTCCGGTCTGGTCAGAGCAGCTGTTAACGATGCTCTCATGAACTAG
- a CDS encoding LysM peptidoglycan-binding domain-containing protein has product MLYGKEILQQVGVAIVVSASVCLAAFHQGDAASDTVGTGETGVGSDLIPLNENGSLNGVNRFPLILSDVKSLYAEAMIADQHGDSLEVIYLIEKIVEMLMEAEQLGEMSEDDQEEYDRFEETLLFSYENHFITVDKTETPIAMASLKEELSQYLRPLEIEVNGSTFQVIDDRDGHIPLVLNSRVERAIKFFQTRGKPSFDDWLARFPVYKDLITGILDENELPEELIYHAMVESGLNPRAYSRAHAVGMWQFISSTAKLYGLERTWWIDERRDPVKSTESAAKYLKDLFIEFDDWYLALAAYNAGSARVHRAIRLHQTQDFWRLNSLPRETRNHVPTFLATAILTRNPEQYGFKQPTASPLQFDEVEIEKSADLSVLARCAGISVENLKSFNPQLRQFATPPNGSYNLRIPKGKKETFVAAFNSLDENQRFAPQYQVHIVKRGENLSYIAKKYRVSTHNIASVNKIRNYHRLQIGQKLTIPVPSSARTIMASVASSGGQNTTRYIVRKGDTLGHIAMRYATSARRIRQLNRLRYGDYIFPGQKLAVPVGSAQQTTGSKGGFNKEVYTVRYGDTLGQIAERYRVPLSKVRRWNNIRNSDFILPGQKLVIYIRQG; this is encoded by the coding sequence ATGTTGTACGGAAAAGAGATACTACAGCAAGTGGGTGTGGCCATTGTCGTCAGCGCATCAGTCTGTCTTGCGGCGTTTCATCAGGGCGATGCTGCATCTGATACAGTCGGGACCGGAGAGACAGGAGTGGGATCTGACCTCATTCCGCTCAATGAAAACGGCAGTCTCAACGGAGTCAACCGTTTCCCTCTTATTCTGTCGGATGTAAAGAGCCTCTATGCAGAAGCGATGATTGCCGACCAGCACGGTGATTCGCTGGAAGTAATCTACCTCATCGAAAAGATTGTCGAAATGTTGATGGAGGCTGAGCAGCTGGGGGAGATGTCCGAAGATGACCAGGAGGAGTATGACCGGTTTGAAGAGACACTCCTCTTTTCATATGAAAATCATTTCATTACTGTGGATAAAACAGAGACGCCCATCGCCATGGCGAGTCTGAAGGAGGAGTTGTCCCAGTATCTGCGACCTCTCGAGATTGAGGTCAACGGCTCAACGTTTCAGGTGATCGATGACAGGGACGGGCATATTCCACTGGTTCTCAACAGCAGGGTAGAGAGGGCAATCAAGTTTTTCCAGACTAGAGGTAAGCCGAGTTTTGATGATTGGTTGGCACGGTTTCCGGTCTACAAGGATCTTATAACGGGGATCCTCGATGAGAATGAACTTCCTGAGGAGCTGATCTATCACGCCATGGTGGAGAGCGGTCTGAATCCGAGAGCCTATTCGAGAGCTCATGCGGTGGGAATGTGGCAGTTTATCTCTTCCACGGCCAAGCTGTACGGACTGGAGCGGACCTGGTGGATCGATGAACGGCGCGATCCGGTGAAGTCTACCGAATCGGCAGCCAAGTACCTGAAAGATCTGTTTATCGAATTTGATGACTGGTATCTTGCTCTAGCGGCCTACAATGCAGGTTCCGCCCGCGTCCACCGTGCGATTCGTCTCCACCAGACGCAGGACTTCTGGAGGCTCAATTCACTGCCTCGTGAAACTCGCAACCATGTGCCGACATTTCTGGCGACGGCCATCCTCACCAGAAATCCAGAGCAATACGGTTTCAAGCAGCCGACGGCTTCTCCGCTGCAATTTGATGAAGTTGAGATAGAGAAGAGCGCCGATCTTTCTGTGCTGGCGAGATGCGCCGGAATCTCTGTGGAAAATTTGAAATCCTTTAATCCGCAGTTGCGGCAGTTTGCCACTCCACCCAACGGAAGCTACAATTTGCGAATCCCCAAAGGCAAGAAAGAAACCTTTGTGGCCGCCTTTAATTCCTTAGATGAGAATCAGAGATTTGCGCCGCAGTACCAGGTTCACATCGTGAAGAGGGGAGAGAATCTGTCATACATAGCGAAGAAATATCGTGTCTCTACTCACAATATTGCTTCTGTGAACAAAATCAGGAATTATCACCGGCTCCAGATCGGACAGAAGCTCACCATTCCTGTTCCCTCTTCCGCACGCACTATCATGGCGTCTGTTGCTTCTTCAGGCGGGCAAAACACCACCAGGTATATTGTGAGAAAGGGTGATACTCTGGGTCACATTGCCATGCGCTACGCAACCAGCGCCCGGCGTATTCGCCAGCTGAACAGATTGCGGTATGGCGATTACATTTTTCCGGGTCAAAAGCTGGCTGTCCCCGTGGGATCAGCGCAACAGACCACCGGGAGCAAGGGGGGATTCAACAAGGAAGTTTATACTGTTCGTTATGGGGATACCCTCGGTCAAATTGCAGAGAGATATCGTGTACCGTTGAGCAAGGTACGCCGCTGGAACAACATCAGGAATAGTGACTTTATTTTACCAGGTCAGAAGCTGGTCATTTATATTCGGCAGGGATAG
- the rfaE2 gene encoding D-glycero-beta-D-manno-heptose 1-phosphate adenylyltransferase, translated as MAILTHEDMAARAAELQGDGKTVVFTNGCFDLIHRGHIELLKAAKSAGDVLLVGINSDGSVRKLKGAGRPVIAEEDRAVIIDALAMVDHVTLFDDDTPLLLVTKLKPDVLVKGSDYGEDEIVGGAEVISWGGRVVRVPLLEGRATRSIIEKIVVNAGGEKS; from the coding sequence GTGGCGATTCTGACTCATGAAGATATGGCCGCCCGCGCCGCTGAACTTCAGGGCGACGGCAAGACAGTTGTATTCACTAACGGCTGTTTCGACCTGATCCACCGCGGTCATATTGAACTGCTGAAAGCGGCGAAGTCCGCAGGGGATGTTCTCCTTGTGGGAATCAATAGTGATGGGTCGGTGAGAAAACTGAAAGGGGCGGGACGCCCCGTTATCGCTGAGGAAGACAGGGCTGTCATCATCGATGCGCTCGCCATGGTGGATCACGTGACCCTATTCGATGACGATACACCGTTGTTGCTCGTGACGAAGTTGAAGCCTGACGTTCTGGTTAAAGGATCGGATTACGGTGAAGATGAAATCGTGGGTGGAGCGGAAGTGATTTCCTGGGGCGGGCGCGTGGTGAGGGTTCCGCTCTTAGAGGGACGGGCCACACGCTCAATCATCGAAAAAATCGTGGTAAACGCTGGCGGGGAAAAGAGTTGA
- a CDS encoding DUF2851 family protein yields the protein MIFFTPSLQTRSSISSPAPSVYGSEDEIVKWWFANGTGRLSTTDAVPVYVFDAGNVNPYDGPDIRGATVLLGSQLLTGDIECHLRERGWSEHGHHRDHRYKNVILHLIAKCGNEREKTVAGLSVPAVVAQLPLRAPVSLPLCQLGEIEAENVITDRLKSLAYGRWVSKVSDMGTAQRQAGSPQAAFYRASFRALGLKGNESQFADLAQRTSLQQLRRCGSVAEIETVLQVQAGLCNDGKLSQAYAESGAAVAPEAWHRKSIRPAARPEVRLAFGAVIVSHLLTGWRPWCDGSAPSVKDLVHRFGDSLPGKGWCGEWLGNVILPFRSAWVQQRQSYATSLFEKWFSINLNYSYAQLWRHFASLLPRKVLTNFGAQQGLLVLRERYCHPDLCEFCPLKS from the coding sequence GTGATTTTCTTTACTCCTTCGCTCCAAACCCGCTCCTCTATCTCTTCTCCTGCTCCTTCCGTCTACGGATCTGAGGACGAGATTGTAAAGTGGTGGTTTGCCAATGGTACAGGCCGCCTGTCTACCACTGATGCTGTGCCGGTTTACGTTTTCGATGCCGGCAATGTCAATCCTTACGACGGTCCCGATATCAGGGGGGCCACCGTGCTGCTGGGGTCACAACTCCTGACGGGAGATATTGAATGTCATCTGCGGGAGAGAGGCTGGTCTGAGCACGGTCATCACAGGGATCACCGCTACAAGAATGTGATACTGCATCTTATTGCAAAGTGCGGCAATGAACGTGAAAAAACCGTGGCAGGACTGTCTGTTCCGGCCGTTGTGGCACAGCTCCCGCTGCGGGCGCCTGTGTCGCTTCCTCTCTGTCAGCTGGGAGAAATAGAAGCTGAAAATGTTATCACAGATAGACTCAAATCGCTGGCTTACGGCAGATGGGTCAGTAAGGTTTCAGACATGGGGACGGCGCAGCGCCAAGCCGGATCCCCACAAGCGGCTTTCTACCGCGCAAGTTTTAGAGCCTTGGGGCTGAAGGGGAATGAGAGTCAGTTTGCTGACCTTGCGCAGCGGACGTCGCTGCAGCAGTTACGCCGGTGTGGAAGTGTAGCAGAGATAGAGACCGTCCTGCAAGTGCAGGCGGGGTTATGTAACGACGGAAAATTGTCCCAAGCTTATGCGGAGAGTGGAGCCGCGGTGGCGCCAGAAGCGTGGCATAGAAAATCAATTCGTCCGGCGGCCAGGCCCGAGGTGAGACTTGCGTTTGGTGCTGTTATTGTATCTCATCTTCTGACGGGGTGGCGGCCGTGGTGCGACGGTTCTGCTCCCAGTGTAAAGGATCTTGTGCATCGATTTGGCGACAGCTTGCCCGGCAAGGGGTGGTGCGGGGAGTGGCTCGGGAATGTAATCCTGCCGTTTCGCAGCGCCTGGGTGCAGCAGAGGCAGAGTTATGCCACATCCCTTTTTGAGAAGTGGTTTAGTATCAATCTTAATTACAGCTATGCCCAACTGTGGCGCCACTTTGCTTCCCTCCTGCCGCGCAAAGTGCTGACCAACTTCGGGGCGCAGCAGGGCCTTCTTGTCCTGCGTGAGCGTTACTGTCACCCCGATCTTTGTGAATTCTGTCCCCTGAAGAGTTAA
- a CDS encoding lysophospholipid acyltransferase family protein, which yields MLQAVLFIVVYILVTTVLGTTAIVIGIVDLRGKMIAKLARLWAMILLVVSGIRYRVTGLEYLDRRENYIFASNHESSFDVPLVFGLLPYHIVSIAKIELKKVPILGWAMMGARHIFVDRHDSNRAVVSLKEASNSLARNPRSIILFPEGTRSPDGEIHQFKKGGLGLALDLGMAVVPVAQCGTRDVLAKKSLWLKEGEVEMRLGRPIDPSLWQGKSKKEFADHVRTEVVSLKNGWLADNAPQSGTATA from the coding sequence TTGCTTCAGGCTGTTCTCTTCATAGTAGTCTACATTCTGGTGACAACGGTACTGGGAACTACGGCTATCGTTATCGGTATAGTCGATTTAAGAGGTAAAATGATTGCTAAACTGGCACGGCTGTGGGCAATGATTCTGCTGGTGGTGAGCGGCATACGCTACCGGGTGACCGGGCTTGAATATCTCGATCGAAGGGAGAACTACATCTTTGCTTCAAATCATGAGAGTTCTTTCGATGTTCCCCTTGTTTTTGGCCTGCTGCCTTATCATATTGTATCCATAGCCAAGATTGAGCTGAAGAAAGTACCTATTCTCGGCTGGGCCATGATGGGTGCTAGGCACATATTCGTCGATCGACATGATAGTAATCGGGCCGTAGTGTCGCTCAAGGAGGCGTCGAATTCTCTGGCAAGAAACCCGCGTTCAATTATCCTGTTTCCCGAGGGGACCAGAAGTCCTGATGGTGAAATCCATCAGTTCAAAAAGGGGGGGCTCGGACTGGCACTAGATCTCGGTATGGCCGTTGTTCCGGTGGCACAGTGTGGCACAAGAGACGTCTTGGCAAAGAAATCTCTATGGCTGAAAGAGGGGGAAGTTGAGATGCGGTTGGGTCGCCCTATCGATCCCAGTCTTTGGCAAGGTAAGAGCAAGAAAGAGTTTGCCGACCATGTGAGAACCGAAGTTGTCTCTCTTAAGAACGGCTGGCTGGCAGACAACGCACCACAATCGGGTACGGCAACGGCGTGA
- the serS gene encoding serine--tRNA ligase, translating into MISLKRIRRDPDALRTAVSQKGESVNVERILELDAEIRGIIQEVESLKAERNRASDEISRLKQAGGDPDDIVGEMKNLSATIKTQDAALKDLREELNELLRWVPNFPHPSVPVGADESANIEVRMWGEPPDMDFEPADHLELGRSLGILDFERSSKISGSGFPLFMGKGAKLERALVNFMMEHHASRGYSEVFPPFLASRAATEATGQLPKLEEDMYLSTEDDLFLIPTAEVPITNIHRDEILSCDQLPIRYVAYSACFRREAGSYGKETRGLLRVHQFNKVELVKLVEGGNSYDELESLTEDAESILQALGIHYRVVSLSSGDLSFAATKCYDLEVWAPGEERWLEVSSCSNFESFQARRASIRYRNREGKLEFVHTLNGSGVATPRLMVALLESCQTEEGTVMIPEALQPYTGFTVLK; encoded by the coding sequence ATGATTTCACTGAAGAGAATTCGCCGCGATCCCGATGCACTGAGGACCGCCGTCTCTCAAAAAGGAGAATCTGTCAATGTTGAGCGAATTCTGGAATTGGACGCTGAGATCCGGGGAATAATACAGGAAGTTGAGTCTCTTAAGGCGGAACGTAACCGGGCCAGCGATGAGATCAGTAGACTCAAGCAGGCGGGCGGCGATCCGGACGATATTGTAGGAGAGATGAAGAACCTTTCGGCAACCATCAAGACGCAAGATGCAGCTCTCAAGGATTTGAGAGAAGAATTGAATGAACTGCTGCGCTGGGTTCCCAACTTTCCTCACCCGTCAGTCCCCGTCGGCGCAGATGAATCTGCTAATATTGAAGTGAGGATGTGGGGTGAACCACCTGATATGGACTTCGAGCCGGCTGATCATCTTGAATTGGGGCGCTCCCTGGGGATTCTCGACTTCGAGCGCTCATCGAAAATATCAGGTTCAGGTTTTCCACTGTTTATGGGCAAGGGGGCTAAATTGGAGCGTGCACTGGTAAACTTCATGATGGAACACCACGCCAGCCGCGGCTACAGCGAAGTCTTTCCGCCGTTTCTTGCCTCCCGCGCCGCCACCGAAGCTACGGGTCAGTTGCCGAAGCTTGAGGAAGATATGTATCTGTCAACTGAGGACGATCTCTTCCTCATTCCCACCGCTGAAGTTCCCATCACCAATATTCACCGGGACGAAATTCTTTCCTGTGACCAGCTGCCAATCCGGTATGTTGCTTATTCTGCCTGTTTTCGGCGCGAAGCCGGCTCATACGGCAAGGAAACACGGGGTCTGCTGAGGGTGCATCAGTTTAACAAGGTGGAGTTAGTTAAATTGGTGGAAGGTGGCAATTCCTACGACGAGCTGGAATCTCTGACTGAAGACGCGGAATCGATACTGCAGGCGCTGGGAATTCATTACCGCGTCGTATCTCTGAGTTCAGGTGATCTCAGCTTCGCCGCAACAAAATGTTACGATCTGGAAGTGTGGGCGCCGGGCGAAGAGCGGTGGCTGGAAGTCTCCAGCTGCAGCAATTTTGAATCTTTTCAGGCGCGTCGGGCCAGCATCCGCTATCGAAACAGAGAAGGGAAGTTGGAGTTTGTCCATACTCTCAACGGATCGGGGGTTGCTACCCCCCGGTTGATGGTGGCTCTATTGGAAAGTTGCCAGACGGAAGAGGGGACCGTCATGATCCCAGAGGCGCTTCAGCCTTACACAGGTTTCACTGTTCTGAAATAG
- a CDS encoding sugar transferase translates to MLNLDFKRNYKYWLVVVTLLFVDGVAGWLAFSQTIYLHFAADFNATTVWLLFLLLQTVWVSLFYLNGRYRVDPTLSRFEEIQTLFKITLFIAVVSVIGNELFPVTEGIPSSAILQYWFFFIVCLTLGRLVVRQIQKILMRKGYGRKNTLVVGINERARRVALQLENGFHGYNLVGFMTPDENGDKTAVDEGPVLGSIKSLEEAIQRYHVSEVVIALEKPNHDKLLDIITIANGAPVSLKIIPDMYEVVSGLAKTEQIQGVSLVQIHPEVISFPGKILKRVIDIVIALLVLVPLSPVWVVFALAIKIDSRGPIFYRQERVGFEGRHFIAYKFRSMVKDAESMTGPVWARHDDPRVTRMGRFLRRFRLDEIPQFINALKGDMSVVGPRPERPYFVQKLMDEFPFYYRRHKMRPGITGWAQIKHSYDSSLDDVRQKLKYDFAYIENYSLTLDFLVMIRTVGVMFLGRGR, encoded by the coding sequence ATGTTGAATCTCGATTTCAAGCGGAACTATAAATACTGGCTGGTGGTTGTCACGCTGCTGTTTGTGGATGGCGTTGCCGGCTGGCTGGCGTTTTCGCAAACGATTTATCTGCACTTTGCGGCTGACTTTAATGCCACCACCGTTTGGCTACTGTTCCTACTGTTGCAGACGGTTTGGGTATCCCTTTTCTACCTCAATGGGCGCTATCGCGTCGATCCTACGCTGTCGCGCTTCGAGGAGATTCAGACTCTTTTTAAAATTACTTTGTTTATTGCCGTAGTCTCTGTTATCGGCAACGAATTATTTCCCGTGACTGAAGGAATCCCCAGTAGCGCAATATTGCAATACTGGTTTTTCTTTATTGTCTGTTTGACGTTGGGGAGACTTGTGGTGCGGCAGATCCAGAAGATCCTGATGCGCAAAGGTTACGGCAGGAAAAACACTCTCGTGGTGGGGATTAATGAGCGAGCCAGAAGAGTGGCCCTGCAACTTGAGAACGGCTTTCACGGCTACAACCTTGTGGGGTTTATGACGCCCGATGAGAATGGAGATAAAACAGCAGTGGATGAGGGACCTGTACTGGGGTCGATCAAGTCTCTTGAAGAGGCCATTCAGCGGTATCATGTGAGCGAAGTGGTCATAGCGCTGGAAAAGCCGAACCACGATAAGCTGCTGGATATTATCACTATAGCCAACGGTGCCCCCGTATCGCTTAAGATCATACCTGACATGTACGAGGTAGTGAGCGGCCTGGCAAAGACGGAGCAGATTCAAGGTGTGTCGCTTGTGCAAATTCACCCGGAGGTTATTTCGTTTCCGGGAAAGATATTGAAAAGAGTGATAGATATTGTTATAGCGCTCCTCGTACTTGTACCGCTGTCCCCGGTCTGGGTTGTTTTTGCCCTCGCTATTAAGATCGATTCACGCGGACCGATCTTCTACCGCCAGGAGAGGGTGGGATTCGAAGGTCGACACTTCATCGCGTACAAGTTTCGTTCTATGGTGAAAGATGCTGAATCGATGACAGGTCCGGTCTGGGCCAGGCACGATGATCCCAGAGTTACCCGTATGGGAAGATTCTTGAGACGTTTCCGGCTGGATGAAATTCCTCAATTCATTAACGCCCTGAAGGGTGATATGAGTGTTGTAGGCCCGCGGCCGGAACGCCCCTATTTTGTACAGAAACTGATGGATGAATTTCCTTTCTATTACCGGCGGCATAAGATGCGACCCGGCATCACGGGGTGGGCGCAGATTAAACACTCTTACGATTCATCGCTGGATGATGTACGTCAGAAACTGAAGTACGATTTCGCCTATATTGAGAACTACAGTCTAACTCTCGATTTTCTTGTCATGATCCGGACTGTAGGGGTAATGTTCCTGGGGCGGGGGCGTTAG